The window TCCagtgcatttttcattttggtcATTATAGTTCGAAGTTTCAAACTGGCTCCTTTTTATcctttctatctccttattgaattgcCCATTGTTCATACATAATCCACTGATTTGGGGTCCATGATTCATTGAGCTCACTGAGCATATTTAATGCAAGGATGTGCTATCTCTGGCTACTAATTCCTCCGGAATAGTTTCTAtcaaagcctttttatttttcttcctgcaaGTGAaccatattttcctttctttatatgttttgtgATCTGGGGAAAACTGAACACTGAGTACTATGATGGGATTGCTCTGAAAAGCAGATGGTCCCTCCCCAGAAGCCAATTCTGTGGCTTGTGGAAGGCTGTCTCCTGTTTCTACTGTGACTCTTGCAGACTGTTTTCGTGAGGACTGTATTCCGTGTTGTGTGCAGTCTGTCAGTTTTCTGTTCCTTTGTCTCTGGGGTCACCTGTGATGGAGGTTTCCTGAACTGTTGAATCTCAGCTGTGTCTTCCTTGGTCACTGTGTCTGATTGTGTTCCAAAGCAGGGGATTTCAGtagtcccctcccacccccaactTGATGGTTGTTTCCCTGGAGAGACTGAACCCTGGAGCTTCCTACTCTGCCATTTTCTGTTGCAAATGCTATTTGTAGACACCAACATTTCAGAGGTTGCTCCATACTCTGTGAAACACCCCGATCTCTAGTCCTAGGAGTTCTGAGGGGCCCTCAGCACACGACCCAGCTTACTGAGACTGAGATGAATGTGTGCCCCATGTACGCTACACACGTTGCAACCTTCAGCATGCCTGAGAAGAGCGGCTGGCCCTTCTTACACCTACAAAGAATAAACTGAGAATCCCGTGAGATTTCCTATTTCAACATGAAATGTGAAAGTCTGTCCCATTTATGTTAATACAGGCaatgaaagaacaaaaccatAATGACCAGGTTGTAGTagaaacagaattttaatataatattcaagTCTAGCATTTTCTATttacaacaaataaatattgcCCCAACCCaatcagtaaacttttttttttgctttttgctttttatacaaatattcaacccctccccctcccccaagcccTCCTTCCCCCCAACCCCGTCTCACGTGGTCTGTAAAGCCCAGGATGCGGTGGTGAATGGCACTTTCAGTGGCAGGAGATTCGACACCAATGGAGCTGTCCTCACGTGCCAGGAAGAGTGTGGCCCGTGAGAGGGCTTCTCTCTCCGCTCCCAGGGCGGGCGGGGTGTGTGGTGGGTGACACCCTGACTCTCAGTGGGCCCTGGAGGTGGACTCTTTGGTGCAGCCTGAGAAAGGCTAGAGTGGTGGGAGGAGGGGCCGGGACCCCAGGATGGTCACAGGCGAGTGCCTGTAGGCACCAGGAGAGAACTGCAGAGGTCAGACCCGCTGGGTGAGGGGTGCCCTGGGGTCCCCGCGGGCACAGGTGGTAGTGACTTGCACCTGAGAAGGTGTCAGGAACTGTACAGAGGGCAGTGGCCAGGGGCAGGCAGAGCACCATGCCCACCGGCAGCGCTTCTTAGCCAAAGTCAGCTAGTCCTCTGTCGCAGAGAGCAGAAGGCACCTAAGGCAGCGGGTGGTCCACGGAGGCCAGGTCAGCCTGTCAACTGGCAGGTGTCAATCCCGGCAGCAGGAGAGGTTCAGGTGAACTGGAGTCTGGGGGTggcctgggctggcaggtgggtaGAAGGGGGCTGCTTGTCCTGAGCCACTCTAGTCTCTGTGCTCAGCCACTGGCCAGCCCACCCTAGGGAGATGTCCTTAGAAGATGCCCTTGGCAATCCTGAGCCCTTTCTGCTTCATGCGAGGGAGGGTGGAGCTGGCTCCGTGCTTGACCTTTGCCCCCTTGGAGAAGGTCCGCTTCTTCAGGACAAAGTCATAGTTGGCGGTAGAGTTCATGGCGTAGAACACATTGGCGTTTTCAGGGATCTTTAGTTCTGGTGAGAGAGGGGCAGAGGGGTGGTCATGGTATTCATAGGCCCCCACAGGATCCACTCCCTGAGTCTCCTTTAGGACAGGCCTAAGCCACAGGCCTGAGATCCCCCAGTCCGGCTCCCCCCTGGATGCTTTCTGCCTGAAGACAGACTTTGCCGAGGCCCTGCTGGGGTCTTGTTTAACAAGGGTCTTGATCTCCAGAATGCCGCGGCTGGGCCTAGAGCTGGCAACAGGTCACCCCATGCCGCCCACAGAGCTGCCTTTGTGGTCCTGGCCCTTCCTAGAGCAGGCTTTGCAGACCCAGCACCTCTCCCGGGTGCTCATGACAATGGCCTCATCCCAGGCCCCCTGTGCACCCCACGGGACCCAGGCTGCCAGCAAGTCCTTCCTCTGGGCCGTTTCTTGCCAGTCTCCTCTGGCCTGGAGCCTGCTCTCGATCCTGCTGGGCCGAGTCGTGGGGCTCTGACTGTAGTCCTGGCCTCCCCAGGCCTCAGTCTTTTCCGTAAGGCAGGGGTGCCCCCAATCCTGCGCACCAAACCAAAGTGGTGCGAGGTGCGGGGAGAGGGTCTAGAATGCGACCCGCGGGGATGATGGGTGTCGCTGCTGACTGGGCTAAGGCTGGCGGGGATGTGTCCAGGGCCGCCTTGGGGCAGGCACTGTGTGGCCTGGGGCAGGAGCGGTGCTACCCCACACCCGCCATCCCGTCACTCACTGCGGTCCCCTGAGATGATCTGCAGCAGCTCGTAGTCATCGGGCTCCTCCTCGTCCAGGTTGTGTTTGTCCAGGGCCTTGCGAATGACAGTGGGAGCCTTATCCTGGCTGGTCACCTGGGGCAGAGCGGGGGACAGTCCTTCAGGGCACAGGCCCTAGAGTGGCTCCCCAGAGTGCAGTGCCAGGGACCCTCCAGAGTCTCCTGTGCTCTAAGAGCAGGGACTCACACTTtcatcccctctgcttccctgagGGTGGCCTCCTTGGAAGGAAGGGTGGTCCTTCCCCGCTGTTCCTAGCCCCCTTCTCCTACAACAGAGACCACTGTGTCCCCCATGTCCCCTGGGGAGCCGTGTGAACCCCAGGGATTGACACATCTGGGGAGCAGATGGCCTCTAATCCAACCCAAGAGAGCCGGGTCTGCTCTgggctggaggctgggggtgggtggcACAGGTCAGAGGCCCGGAGGCCTGGACCCTGAGGGCGGCCAGGGCACAGGCAGGGCTCAGACAAAGGTCATGCAGGTGAGTGCTTACTGACAGCCAGGATACCTCCTGGCAGCAGGAGGCTGGGTGCAGGCTGGCGTGCCATGGGGCATGCCTGACCCAGCAGGGTAGAGGTGGCCGACGACTCCCTGCAGCCAGAGGCCTGGACGGGCAGACCCCATTGGCTCTGGGTTCAGAGACATCCAGACTCGCACTGCTGCTGGCCCCTCCGTGGCTGCCACCATGTGGCTGCCCCCACTCTCTTGGCCTGGatccctccctgccccttcaCCAGCCAGTGCCCCATGGAGGCACCCAGAGTCACTGCTGCCTCCTCtgctccagcctccagagctgtatCTCCTTCCTTAGCAAAGTCAAGGTCAAACCCCGCTCCTGTGGGCCCattcctcccctccactccctggGATGAAGCCCTTGGCATTGACCACTTCTTCTTATTCCTGTCTCCCTTCTTGACCCCTAGAACATGGACTCCAGGAGGGCTTGGGATGGTCCTTGGTGCTCAACATGTCTGCCACCTGGCTAGGTGAGCGCGAGGGGCCACCCCGGCCAGCAGGCTCACCAGGATGCTCTTGTACATGTTGCCGTTGTCCACGTCCAGGCTGACGCGGACGATGCAGCAGTCGCCCACCTGCTGGTTGTAGAGCGGCAGGGAGGAGCTGTAGCTGCAGACCCCTGAGACGGAGCGCTTGTGGGTGCGAGTGGTGGCCACGGGCGTGGTGCAGGCGGACGATGAGGAGGTGCTGCTGGAGGCCGAGCTGATGCCGGAAGTCTCTGGGGAGGACTGGGAGGCCGACTCCCAGAACTGTGGGGGACGGTGACATCAGCAGAAGCCCAGACCCTGTGGGGCACCTGGAGGGCCACTGGAGGGCTGCCGGAGCCGCGTTTGTGAGATGGGATTTCCCGGCCCTCGTGTGGATGCGGGGAGGGGTGGGGATGCTCGCGCCAGGAGGCAGGGTGGGGGACGGGCAGGTGGGCACCTTCTTTTCCTGGCCATCAGGGGACTCTGGGACGAAGCTCATGTTGATCTCCTCCACGTCGGAGCTGGAGGAGCCGGCCGAGTGCACGCTGAGCGCATCTGTGATGTCCCCGCTGCTGAGGTAGGAGCCACACCTGAGCTGGTCACACGACCTGGAGTGGGAACTGCTGCTGGTGCTGAGCTCTGTGCTGGGGGCCTGGCGGCTGGATGACATGGCTGGCTTACCAGGGGCCCCTCGTCAGGGACACATCCCACCCTGTCCTTTCCCCTGCTGCACTCTGTACAGGGGGTACTAGCTAGAGGCTTGGTCAATCACCAGGACCCACCCCTCCCACCTACAGCCGTCTGAGACCATTCAGAAGCGCTCGTTTCCCAGAGGAGGAAACCGGGGCCCTGTCACAGGATGGTCAGAGACGGTGCAGCCCAGTGCTGGCCTGTGTGGCTTGGCCCTGAAGCTCCTCTGGCCCTGGCTGCTGGGTCGGGCACCTACTCGCTCCAGCGCTTCACAATGGCAGTGCTCTTCTTGGTCTTGAGGGTGTTGCTGGCAGACTCAGACGGGGGCTCCAGCTCACAGGACAGGCTGTAGCTACAGGCAGGGACGGTGGTGAGGCCACCAGGAGCTGCATGCGGGCCTCTTCCTAGGACCTCCCCAGAAGCTGGACCTGGGGGCCACTGCCCTCCTGGTCCGACACCGACCAAAATCTCAGGTCCCAACCTCTTGGGAGCCAGTCCAGGCCACCCTCAAtgtccccagctcctgcccagccTCACCTCTCGGCCTCACTGAGCCGCTCCATGGCCCGGAACCAGGACCCAAAGTGCTCCGCGGGCGCGATGCTGTAATTGTTGCAGGCTGACTGAAGCAGCTTGATCTGCGCAAtgacctcaaactcctgggcgGGGGGCGGACAGGAGGGTGAGGGGCCCTGTCCAGGCACAGGGCAAGGCAGGGGCTGCCCTCTGGGACTTTGCTTGGGTCCCTCTGCCCCTCCAGGACCCTCTGTGTCCCACAGCCACTCCTTGGCAGCTAGCCCAGACCCAACTCCTTCCCACCCTTCTCAGTCACCAAACATGCAATGCtcaccttccttctcttctcGAAGTTGATCAACCTCCCCTGCAAGACAGACAACCAGCATCCCTCAGGGAGCTGCCCTCCACCTTTAaggcctcctgcctctgcccccccACGAGAGCCGCCAGGGGACGGGGCACCTGCACAGGCTCTGGGGATAACGGGGACCGAGGCTTTGGGTGAGGAGGCCCTACGTGGGCTCCGCAGGCTGCCTGACCTTCACGCATGCCCACAGCTACCCCAGAGCTGTTCCGTCCACGCCCCACAGCCAGGCAGCCTGTGGCACACAGGAGGGTGGTGCGTTCCCCTGCACGGGGCCACGAAGCTCTCAGCAATACTGCGGGCTCAGGGGCCAGCAAGGGCTCTCTCCTCCCAAGCCTTGGGACCCAGGACCCCAACCCAGTTCCTGCCCTGCCCCCGGCCTTGGGCTCACTCACATACAGATAATCCTTCATGGCAGTGTCCAGCATCACCAGGTCAGTGAGAAACGTGCCCAGGTAGGGGACGGTGCCCTGGATGATACCCTGTGGCATTGGGTGGGGGGTGATAAGTAAGGCCTGGGGCCCTGCCCTGAAGGCTTCTTAGCCTGACCCTAATCCCACGTGGCCTCCCACTGGGAGCAGTCTGGGAACCTTAAGCCACCTCTGTCCCAAGTCCCCCTCCTAGACTCTATGAACCCCAATCTGTCTCTGGGCACCTCCCTGGCTGGCATGTGCCAGATGCCCAAGGTTATGTGACTCCTGatcacccctccccaccaaaaactCTGCCAGACCCCGGGTCTGGGGCTTCAGCTCATTCCCCATGGTGCCAGCTGGTCAGGGCGGGGCCCCGCCTGGGTCCAGAGGAGATCAGGTCCAACGGGGCTCAGGGGCAACAGGAGGGAGGGAGTAGGGGAGCCCCTTCCTCTCCAACTCCCCCAGCACCCACATCCCTCCCTGGCCTTGGACATGGTCACTCACCGATTCCTTTGGCCGCCTCTGGGTTCTCTTGGGATTCATCTCCAGGGTAGCAAACTTGGAGGTCCCCTCCTGCCAGGGTGGAGGGTGGGGTCAGAGCCTTCCCCTTGCCCCTCATCCATCAGTACCCCTGACCTTGGGCCCACGGGCTGGTGCCAAGTTCCTGCTGCCCCAGCACTCACTAGTGGGGACCCTGAGTTGGCAGCCTGGTCTCTCTGTGCCAGTTTCCTCATACAAAGTGGGGACAGGACTACACCTGCCTAGGGGGCAAAGAGGGCTTGGTGCCACATTACTGGCACCGGTGCTGTCCCAACTCGCCCTCGGCAGCACAGTCTGCTCAGAGCCCACgtgttccttttcctcttgaGCCCCATCACCTCGTGAATTGGCATCTATACTCCTCCACTTgccagatgagaaaactgaggcctgtGGGGGGGGGTGGTGCTTGGAGGGCAGGCCGTCCACACCTCTCTGGCCAGTGACGGGGTTCTGTCTTTCCCTCGGGAACACTGACGAGGCTCCCGACACTGTGCTTTCATGCCACACACGGGGATTTAAATGTGGGATGCTTCTTCCTGACCTAGCTAGAAAGCGTCCCTTCCAGGGGCCCTGGGCCACCCTGTCCCACGGAACAAGCCTTTCTCTTCACTCCTCGTGATCTTAGCTTGCATGCCCAGGGTCTCCAGCTGAGCTGAACCTCAAGTGGGGAGAGGGACAAGGTGTCTGGGTTCCTGcctgccccagcccctagatGGCTCCCGTCTCCACAGGGCCCTGGCAACATTCCCCTGCAGAAAGCTGTCATTCTCCACTCGGGACTCCTGGGGGCCACCGCAGACTGACCAGGGGTCTGGGGTGGAgacactctgctttctcctttatAGGGAGGCTTCTGAGGTGGGCTACTTggcacctgcccctgctccaaggAGTGTGCAACCTCTTGAGGGTTCTATGACCTGTCAGCAGCCTCTGCTCTAGGGGCAGAGCCCAGCGCCACCAGGGCAGCCAGATCTGCGTCTCGAGTCTGAATGTCAGGACCCAAGCCTGGCGGCCCCTTTGGTTGGCTGGCCCTGGGCACCCCCTGCAGATTCCCATTCTTGGCAGACCTCTCCCCTGGGATGTGCATTCACGCAGAAGTGGTGGCAGGGGCCTGGGTGGCTCGAGGAAGGAAGCCTGGCCCTCGGTCCACCCTACAGCCTGCGTGAGGCCACATCCCAGCAGACAGCTGCAGGCCTGCTGACCCTGCCTACTCCTCCACCCTCAGGAACAGTGGGTCCTCCTGTCTTGAAACAGACCCTCTTCCCTCTGTCCAGAGAGACAGGACTGGAAGTTTTCAAGGAAGCGTTTGATGAGGATCTGACCCCCAGCCTGTCTCTCCCTCCATCCACCCCAGGACCCCCCTGACCTTGATGAGCAGCTCTCTGCTCAAGGAGTAGTTGTTCTCATCAGAGAAGATCTCAGATAGCTTCTGGAATATTCGGAAGCTGTCCCTGTAGGAAGAACGAAGAGGAGATGACACttgggaagggtggggaggggtgtgACAGCCTTCCAACTGCCTGGGAAAATGGGCTGCAGATGGGATCCAGGGCCTTACAGCCTGGGGAGGGGAGCTCCTGGCTGGCGCAAGGGGGACCCCATCCCCATTTCTGCTGAGCAGTGTTTTCACCTGTTCTGATTTGGACTGGACAAAGATTCTGTGGTTACAGGTAAAAACCTGAGCATTGCCCTGCAGGCCCCACCTGGGGTCTGGCGGAGGAGGAAACCAAGGCCTGATGCAGAATGCTGATGGGTCTTGAGACCCGCGGTGCCCGCCAGGGCTCCCGCCCTCAGGGCTGATGCCTGCCCCAGTTCACCGAGCTCCTGGGGAGAGCGCCCACCTGGAGACCTCCTCCCACGTCTTCTTCAGACGGTGGATGGCGTTGCTCTGCAGGGCAGAGAGGATGGCGTAGAGAGAGGAGAAGTTCTTCAGGACTCGGCACTCCTGGGGACAAGGACTCTGTGAGCCACGCCTGGAGCTCCTGCCAGCTCCTGCTGGACTCCTGGGCTGGCCCAGCCCCTGAGATGGTGCCAGGGGAGTccctgagggaggcctgggatccTGGGGGAATGAGTGCCCAGGCAGACTCAAGGCCAGCATGGCCCTGGGGAGGAGCGGCCTGGGGTCCATGCAGGGGCTCAGACCATACACCACATTCTGAGAGCAGATAAAGGTGAAGAGGTGTCCCTGGGCTCCTCTCACCACATACCCTGGCCACTTCGACCCAGTGTTCCACCACCCGGGCCCTGTCTGAGGCCTTCATGCTCCGGTCCCCAAGGCAGGTAGTGATGACACAGTTGGCCACATTGTTGAACTGGGTGACGGTGGCACGGATAGTGGGTGCTAGGTGCTCCTTGCCCTTCTTGTCCCTCTGGGACCAGATGGAACCCAGGCAGTGGTAGGGCACCACCTTCTTGAACAGCTCCTGGGGAGGAAGGTCAGGGTCACCCACCTGTGTTGCAGACCACTGTCCCCCAGGCCTGGACTGGAGCCCTGTGGTCAGGGCTggagctcaggaagttgaggatGTGGCTTGACCTTGTGGGAATCCCTGGGTTTTGTTCCCTGACCACCGAGGACACCCTGCACGTGAGGAACCCAGGGTGAAATCTCGGCAGGAAAGCAAAAATAGCGTTTTCTCTGCCAGTCTCTGTCCAAGTACCAGGAAGAGGCTTCAGCCTGAGGTCCCAAGGCACCCTCTGCCCTCCATTTCACATGCCCAACTGGGCTTTACCCAGAATCTGCTAGGACAGTACACATCAGGTGCCTaataagtgctgaggctggcgaGGCCTCCTGGGCAGACCCTGGGTGACCTGTGGGCCTGGGGGCTCCAtagtgagcacctgtcctccctgGGTCAGGCCCATCAAGCTGTGTCCTGTCTCCTTGTGTCCTTGTATAGTCACCCTATGGAAAGCAGGGGTGTCCCATGGCCCCGAGGGAGTGGGCCTAGGGCATGTATTCTGCACAGGTGGAGCCGGGATTAGGATCGGAACACAGCTCTGGGGCAGGGGATGGCAGGTCTGTGCGTCTGAGGACAGAAGGAGGGCCACTCCCTCCTGCCCAAGCCACACTCAGCTACTCACCGCATCCATCAGCGTGAACTGCTCTGCCACCAGGTCAGGAGGGAATGCTAAGAGGTGAGGCTTCTCCTGGCTCAGCCCATTCTCCGTGGACACAGGCGAAGGCCAGCAAGGTTCCACTGACAGCGCGGGTGCTGAAGTGGGCTCTGGCTCTAGAGTCTGTGACAGGGCCGGTTCCCGTTCTGGAGCAGGTGATGCAACGGGCTCAAGCTCTGGAGCTGGTGCTGGAACTGGCTCCTGATCCAGAACGGGTGCTGGAGCTGCCTGTAGCTCCGAGGCTGGTGCTGTGGACTGCAGCTCTGGAGCGGATGCTGGTGCTGTCACTGGACTGGGTGCCAGGGCTGGTTCTGGAGCTGGCTCTAGCTGTAGCTCTGGAGTTGGTTTCAGAGCCAGCACTGGAGCTGCTGCTAGAGCTGCAGGAGCACAGACCCCACATGACTGCCTGCCTGAGCCTGTCCAAAGACAGAGACATCCCGAGCCCACACAGGACGACCTCCCCGACTGCAGTGCATCCCGACCAGCAAGGCTCATCCTTGCTTCTGGCCCAGTGCCAGCCCTGGAGCCTACTCTCCATGGTGCCCAGCTTGACTCTTCCTCATGTGCCCTCAGACACTCACCCCAGGTCTCCTCGCCCTCGGGCTCAGCCTCGCTGGGCTCCAGGTCCTCCAGCTGGGCCAGAAGAAGGTGGGCACGGCGCTCCAGGTCCGAGCCAGGCATGTTGAGCTGCACATAAGCCACCAGCTGCTTGAGGCAGGGAAAGTCCGGAGGCTGGCAGAAATCCTCCGAGTACTGGTCCAGCCAGGTCCCCAGGATGGAGGAGATGGCGCTGGGGACCGGAGGGTGAGCAGCAATCAGAGGTCTGGCCTTTCCTACCCTATGGCCTCTCACATTCCTATGGGGCTGGACTCCTGCGCCAACCCTGTCCCTCTAGAGGCAAGTCCAACCCAGTCCAACCCAAGTCCCTTTGACTGTACAGATCACCAGGCAAGGTTACAAAGAACTTCCACTAGAGGGAGCCCTGGGACAATGATCAGACCAACTCCCCTTAAAGGTCTCCAGGGAAGCCTGACACTCCTCTGTCTGCCTCCTACCCCACTCCCCAATGCACACTCCACCACCTCCTTCCAGCACTCACAGGGCCCCATCAACACCTCAGCCTGTGGCTCGTGCTGCCACGCAACCTCATTTTCTGTGAGCTGTGTGTGGGTCTTGTCTCCCGAAGGGCATGGCCTGTCCCCTGCAATCTCTGAGTCCCCCTGGGGACCAGCTGAGAACCCATTATCAAGGAGCTGAGCATGGTCAGctgctccccagccctccagtccAGTCTTCACACAGGACAGGTGGGCAGGCccggctgggctgggctgggccagggTGGGGATGCATGGCCACAGGCCAGCTCTGGGCCCCAGCCTCCCCGCTGCTCCCAGGGGGCCTGGGACCTCACCCACAGCTCTGTCCTCCTCCTGCAGGCAAAGCCCCAGACCTCAGCCTGCCAGCAGGAATCAAAAGTGGGAGCCAGTGTTTATGCCTAGCCCTCCCAAGGCACAGCCTCCGACACCCCCACTTTGGAGACAGAAGCCCTCCCTTGACCCAAAGCTCACTCACTTTTTAAGTTGCTCCTGAGGCCCGCCGTTCTCACTGGAGTAGGGCAGGATGCAGCCATATCTAGGGGAGGCCGTGAGGGCGTCACATCTACCGTACCTGCTTATGACGTCTAGGGTTACTGGCTGATCCCCGACAGGAGGGGCCAGGACCGCAGGGGTCTTCCTGCTCTTTTCACCAGGTGATGCCCAGTGCCTGGAAATGTACTTGCACACAGCAGGCACTGCATAGATGTTCGCTGAATGAATGAGCCCAACCAGCTGCTTCTCCAATACCCCAGGGGTCCCTGCTGTGGCTACATCTAGTCCCCCCAACCAGATGGAATCTGGACCCTCctttacaaatggggaaactgcTTTGCCCCAGGCAGCGAGCTTCTTCATGGGGGAGGGGCACTCACAGCGCCAGGCTGGGCAGGCACTTCAGACTCATGCCACTTGGTCCTCACTACTCTTGAGGGTGGTGCTCTGAGTACCCGCGTTTCCCCAGAGcaaactggggctcagagaggagCAGGCGTTCCCATGACCCCGCCAGCAGGTGGCGAGTCCCTCTGGGCTTGGAGCTGGGGCTCACCTTTTGAAGAGCAggtccagcacctgctgggtagTAGTGAAGGCTCTGTAGGTGCACAGGAAGACGGTGACATAGGAAAGGTCGCTGCCCTGGAAGGCGGGCACCAGGTGCTCCACCAGCTTCTCCAGGGTGCCCGCCTTCACGGTGCGCACCTTGCAGGTCTCATAGAGGTTCAGCGCCGACTCGTTCTCACCCTGGGCAGACAAGGGAGGGGCGGTCTGTGGTAGCACAAGCCTCCAGAGTGGATGGAGCTTAGGCCAAACTCCCAAGTACTCAGCAGCTGTGGCCAGAGTTGGGACAGGAGGGTCTCCAGAGGAAAAGGGGTCTTGGCCTTAAAAGTAGAATTTGAAATGTGGGAGTGATCACAACTACTGATTCCTTTGGGCCAGTGTGAGGGACGTTCATAGCCTCAGATAATGGTGAGCCTCTCCGAGGGAGTCCTAAGGAGCACCCATCCAGAGAGAAGATGGGACTGTCCTAGGGTGGGGGAACAGCCTGTCAGGACACACAGGCGGTGTTCCCTCGGTTGCAGAGGGAGGTCGCCACACGGCCCAGGAGCAGACACAGGAGCACGGGGCTGAACAGCTGCAGCAGTAGCCTCCCTTCTGGAGACTTAGGAGCCGAGTCACACACCCCCATTGACctggaggggcctggggatgttCTCTGTGAGGTGGGGACATGCAGGAAGCGTATGTGACAGCTGTGCCTGTGCTTTTTAGGTGAAGACAGCTGCAGTAGGTGTACGAATGCAGGGCTGGGAGAAGGTGCAGTGAGGTCAGCTGACAGCTGAGGGGACACCTGGGAACACGATGCAGCCTGACGAGAGGTGGGACAGAAGTGAGAACATCTTCTCCCACACTTGGCCGCTGTAATCAGGGCCTTGGCACCTGATCAGGTGCTGGGGGGCCCTGGGAGGGATGGGGAGCAAAGGCCCAGAGTCTTCTCAAGTGGTACAGGGCCCTGGTGGCTCTGGGAAGGAGCCTGGCACAGTTGCCATTCGGGATCTGTGTCCTGGGCTTGAGTGGAGACCCTGGCACACACTTACCCCGAGCCAGCGCTGGCCCTTGCTGGCCCCATGATGCAGCTGCACCTTGCGCAGGGAGATGGAGTAGATGACCCCATTGACCAGCTCCTCACCGATCTCCTGCGTGGAGCTCTGCAAAGACAGTGCCCGGCAGCCGGGCCCTGACGTTAGGGGCCTGCCTGGCCTGAGTAGCCTTCTGTCTCCAAGAGGAGGCACAGATACGTGGCCATGCAGACCTCCAGCTccaggtaaaataaaaacatcagggCAGGGGCTGCTGCCCCACATTCCCCTTCTCACCCAGCCAGTAACACCCTGGGGTGTGGACAATGGGCCCCTGGGCTCCCAAGCGCCCAACCAGCTGCTCAGGACAGGCCATCTCTCGCTCCATCCTCTCTCCAGGACGGGCACTGTAATTGACCACTTCAGAGATGGGCATGTGCCGCCAAGAGGAGCAGCTGACCTTTCACTGAGCTGCCTCAGGTAAACAGTGGCTAGAACCCCAAGGCCCTGCTTCTGTGGCCCCCCAAGAAGGCAGCTCCTCAGGCCAGGGGTGCTGTAGCCATCCTGCTCCCACCTCTCTTCTACCCCACCTGGGGTCCCCAGCTGACCCAGCTATAGTGAAAAGCTGTTcctggcccagccctgggtcagcaGCATGGGTCTGGGGCAGGTGTGTGGCATCTCTGAGGGCTACGTCACAGCCACTTCCTTCCCCTCTGCTCATTTATGCCCTTGTGCCCACGTGGGCTCTTCGTGGGAGCGTGGCAGATATGAATGGTGGGGCAGATGGGACCAGTGGTGGTGCTGGGGTCCACAGAACCCCCTAAACATGGAATATCGGCTGGGGCAGAAAGTGGGGTCCTCTGACTGCTCCCAGGCCCCAGGGCAAGAAGGAAAGGCTTTTATTTTAGGAGCAGACTCTGCCCACCAGCGGGCTAGCTCAGGGGCTGCATCCTGCTTAGCCACGCCACCTCCGCTGCAGGGTGAGCACCCACCTCACTGTCCGG is drawn from Urocitellus parryii isolate mUroPar1 chromosome 4, mUroPar1.hap1, whole genome shotgun sequence and contains these coding sequences:
- the Ralgds gene encoding ral guanine nucleotide dissociation stimulator isoform X2; this translates as MVQRMWAESAGPAGGAEPLFPGSRRSRSVWDAVRLEVGVPDSCPVVLHSFTQLDPDLPRLESSTQEIGEELVNGVIYSISLRKVQLHHGASKGQRWLGGENESALNLYETCKVRTVKAGTLEKLVEHLVPAFQGSDLSYVTVFLCTYRAFTTTQQVLDLLFKRYGCILPYSSENGGPQEQLKNAISSILGTWLDQYSEDFCQPPDFPCLKQLVAYVQLNMPGSDLERRAHLLLAQLEDLEPSEAEPEGEETWALAAAPVLALKPTPELQLEPAPEPALAPSPVTAPASAPELQSTAPASELQAAPAPVLDQEPVPAPAPELEPVASPAPEREPALSQTLEPEPTSAPALSVEPCWPSPVSTENGLSQEKPHLLAFPPDLVAEQFTLMDAELFKKVVPYHCLGSIWSQRDKKGKEHLAPTIRATVTQFNNVANCVITTCLGDRSMKASDRARVVEHWVEVARECRVLKNFSSLYAILSALQSNAIHRLKKTWEEVSRDSFRIFQKLSEIFSDENNYSLSRELLIKEGTSKFATLEMNPKRTQRRPKESGIIQGTVPYLGTFLTDLVMLDTAMKDYLYGRLINFEKRRKEFEVIAQIKLLQSACNNYSIAPAEHFGSWFRAMERLSEAESYSLSCELEPPSESASNTLKTKKSTAIVKRWSDRQAPSTELSTSSSSHSRSCDQLRCGSYLSSGDITDALSVHSAGSSSSDVEEINMSFVPESPDGQEKKFWESASQSSPETSGISSASSSTSSSSACTTPVATTRTHKRSVSGVCSYSSSLPLYNQQVGDCCIVRVSLDVDNGNMYKSILVTSQDKAPTVIRKALDKHNLDEEEPDDYELLQIISGDRKLKIPENANVFYAMNSTANYDFVLKKRTFSKGAKVKHGASSTLPRMKQKGLRIAKGIF